One genomic window of Elaeis guineensis isolate ETL-2024a chromosome 2, EG11, whole genome shotgun sequence includes the following:
- the LOC105059328 gene encoding CBL-interacting protein kinase 23 isoform X1, with product MSTVGRTRVGKYELGRTLGEGTFAKVKFARNVETDECFAIKILDKEKILRHKMVGQIKREISTMKLIKHPNVIRMYEVMASKTKIYIVLELVTGGELFDKIACHGKLKEDEARKYFQQLINAVDYCHSRHVFHRDLKPENLLLDSNGVLKVSDFGLSALPQQFREDGLLHTTCGTPNYVAPEVINNKGYDGAKADLWSCGVILFVLMAGYLPFEDSNLMSLYKKIFKAEFTCPSWLSTSVKKLIKRILDPNPATRITIAQVIENEWFKKGYQPPRFETPDVDLGDVDAIFNGSGDSANLVVEKRDERPATMNAFELISTSQGLNLGILFEKQMTLNFQGIVKRESRFASKLPANEILSKIEQAATPLGFNVEKQNYKLKLKGEKSGRKGHLAITTEVFEVAPSLYMVELRKSKGDTFEFHKVYKNLSTGLKDIVWKSQDEAGGTNEN from the exons ATGAGCACGGTGGGAAGGACGAGGGTGGGGAAGTATGAGCTCGGGAGAACCCTCGGGGAGGGGACGTTCGCCAAGGTGAAGTTCGCGAGGAACGTGGAGACGGACGAGTGCTTCGCCATCAAGATCCTTGATAAGGAGAAGATCCTTCGCCACAAGATGGTCGGCCAG ATAAAACGTGAGATCTCAACCATGAAGCTAATCAAACATCCAAATGTCATACGGATGTATGAG GTGATGGCCAGCAAGACAAAAATATACATAGTTTTGGAACTTGTAACGGGGGGAGAGCTCTTTGACAAAATT GCCTGTCATGGAAAATTGAAGGAAGATGAAGCCAGAAAATATTTTCAACAGCTAATCAATGCTGTAGACTACTGTCATAGCAGACATGTCTTCCACAGAGATCTGAAG CCAGAAAATCTGCTATTGGACTCAAATGGGGTGCTCAAAGTCTCGGATTTTGGACTAAGTGCATTACCTCAGCAATTTCGT GAGGATGGATTGCTTCACACAACATGTGGGACTCCAAATTACGTTGCTCCTGAG GTGATTAACAACAAAGGTTATGATGGGGCCAAAGCAGATCTTTGGTCCTGTGGAGTCATTCTTTTTGTCCTAATGGCAGGTTACCTGCCTTTTGAAGATTCCAACCTTATGTCTTTATATAAAAAG ATCTTTAAAGCAGAATTTACTTGTCCTTCTTGGTTGTCTACAAGTGTAAAGAAACTTATCAAGAGGATTTTGGATCCCAATCCTGCAACT CGCATTACAATTgctcaagtcattgagaatgagtgGTTTAAGAAAGGATATCAGCCACCAAGGTTTGAGACACCAGATGTTGATCTTGGTGATGTGGATGCAATTTTCAATGGATCTGGG GACTCCGCAAATCTTGTTGTTGAGAAACGAGATGAAAGGCCAGCCACAATGAATGCTTTTGAGCTTATTTCGACATCTCAGGGTCTCAATCTTGGCATCCTTTTTGAGAAGCAAATG ACTCTGAACTTTCAG GGCATTGTGAAACGGGAATCAAGGTTTGCATCAAAACTTCCTGCAAATGAGATACTTTCAAAAATTGAGCAAGCAGCCACGCCTCTGGGATTCAATGTAGAGAAGCAAAATTACAAG TTAAAGCTGAAAGGGGAGAAAAGTGGAAGGAAAGGTCATTTAGCCATTACAACAGAG GTTTTTGAAGTAGCACCCTCATTATACATGGTGGAGCTTCGTAAGTCTAAGGGTGATACCTTCGAATTTCACAAA GTTTACAAGAACCTCTCAACAGGCCTGAAAGATATTGTATGGAAGTCACAAGATGAAGCTGGCGGAACTAATGAAAATTAG
- the LOC105059328 gene encoding CBL-interacting protein kinase 23 isoform X3, which produces MSTVGRTRVGKYELGRTLGEGTFAKVKFARNVETDECFAIKILDKEKILRHKMVGQIKREISTMKLIKHPNVIRMYEVMASKTKIYIVLELVTGGELFDKIACHGKLKEDEARKYFQQLINAVDYCHSRHVFHRDLKPENLLLDSNGVLKVSDFGLSALPQQFREDGLLHTTCGTPNYVAPEVINNKGYDGAKADLWSCGVILFVLMAGYLPFEDSNLMSLYKKIFKAEFTCPSWLSTSVKKLIKRILDPNPATRITIAQVIENEWFKKGYQPPRFETPDVDLGDVDAIFNGSGDSANLVVEKRDERPATMNAFELISTSQGLNLGILFEKQMKLLFSMNSLGFRL; this is translated from the exons ATGAGCACGGTGGGAAGGACGAGGGTGGGGAAGTATGAGCTCGGGAGAACCCTCGGGGAGGGGACGTTCGCCAAGGTGAAGTTCGCGAGGAACGTGGAGACGGACGAGTGCTTCGCCATCAAGATCCTTGATAAGGAGAAGATCCTTCGCCACAAGATGGTCGGCCAG ATAAAACGTGAGATCTCAACCATGAAGCTAATCAAACATCCAAATGTCATACGGATGTATGAG GTGATGGCCAGCAAGACAAAAATATACATAGTTTTGGAACTTGTAACGGGGGGAGAGCTCTTTGACAAAATT GCCTGTCATGGAAAATTGAAGGAAGATGAAGCCAGAAAATATTTTCAACAGCTAATCAATGCTGTAGACTACTGTCATAGCAGACATGTCTTCCACAGAGATCTGAAG CCAGAAAATCTGCTATTGGACTCAAATGGGGTGCTCAAAGTCTCGGATTTTGGACTAAGTGCATTACCTCAGCAATTTCGT GAGGATGGATTGCTTCACACAACATGTGGGACTCCAAATTACGTTGCTCCTGAG GTGATTAACAACAAAGGTTATGATGGGGCCAAAGCAGATCTTTGGTCCTGTGGAGTCATTCTTTTTGTCCTAATGGCAGGTTACCTGCCTTTTGAAGATTCCAACCTTATGTCTTTATATAAAAAG ATCTTTAAAGCAGAATTTACTTGTCCTTCTTGGTTGTCTACAAGTGTAAAGAAACTTATCAAGAGGATTTTGGATCCCAATCCTGCAACT CGCATTACAATTgctcaagtcattgagaatgagtgGTTTAAGAAAGGATATCAGCCACCAAGGTTTGAGACACCAGATGTTGATCTTGGTGATGTGGATGCAATTTTCAATGGATCTGGG GACTCCGCAAATCTTGTTGTTGAGAAACGAGATGAAAGGCCAGCCACAATGAATGCTTTTGAGCTTATTTCGACATCTCAGGGTCTCAATCTTGGCATCCTTTTTGAGAAGCAAATG aaactacttttctccatgaaCTCTCTGGGCTTCAGACTCTGA
- the LOC105059328 gene encoding CBL-interacting protein kinase 23 isoform X2 has product MSTVGRTRVGKYELGRTLGEGTFAKVKFARNVETDECFAIKILDKEKILRHKMVGQIKREISTMKLIKHPNVIRMYEVMASKTKIYIVLELVTGGELFDKIACHGKLKEDEARKYFQQLINAVDYCHSRHVFHRDLKPENLLLDSNGVLKVSDFGLSALPQQFREDGLLHTTCGTPNYVAPEVINNKGYDGAKADLWSCGVILFVLMAGYLPFEDSNLMSLYKKIFKAEFTCPSWLSTSVKKLIKRILDPNPATRITIAQVIENEWFKKGYQPPRFETPDVDLGDVDAIFNGSGDSANLVVEKRDERPATMNAFELISTSQGLNLGILFEKQMGIVKRESRFASKLPANEILSKIEQAATPLGFNVEKQNYKLKLKGEKSGRKGHLAITTEVFEVAPSLYMVELRKSKGDTFEFHKVYKNLSTGLKDIVWKSQDEAGGTNEN; this is encoded by the exons ATGAGCACGGTGGGAAGGACGAGGGTGGGGAAGTATGAGCTCGGGAGAACCCTCGGGGAGGGGACGTTCGCCAAGGTGAAGTTCGCGAGGAACGTGGAGACGGACGAGTGCTTCGCCATCAAGATCCTTGATAAGGAGAAGATCCTTCGCCACAAGATGGTCGGCCAG ATAAAACGTGAGATCTCAACCATGAAGCTAATCAAACATCCAAATGTCATACGGATGTATGAG GTGATGGCCAGCAAGACAAAAATATACATAGTTTTGGAACTTGTAACGGGGGGAGAGCTCTTTGACAAAATT GCCTGTCATGGAAAATTGAAGGAAGATGAAGCCAGAAAATATTTTCAACAGCTAATCAATGCTGTAGACTACTGTCATAGCAGACATGTCTTCCACAGAGATCTGAAG CCAGAAAATCTGCTATTGGACTCAAATGGGGTGCTCAAAGTCTCGGATTTTGGACTAAGTGCATTACCTCAGCAATTTCGT GAGGATGGATTGCTTCACACAACATGTGGGACTCCAAATTACGTTGCTCCTGAG GTGATTAACAACAAAGGTTATGATGGGGCCAAAGCAGATCTTTGGTCCTGTGGAGTCATTCTTTTTGTCCTAATGGCAGGTTACCTGCCTTTTGAAGATTCCAACCTTATGTCTTTATATAAAAAG ATCTTTAAAGCAGAATTTACTTGTCCTTCTTGGTTGTCTACAAGTGTAAAGAAACTTATCAAGAGGATTTTGGATCCCAATCCTGCAACT CGCATTACAATTgctcaagtcattgagaatgagtgGTTTAAGAAAGGATATCAGCCACCAAGGTTTGAGACACCAGATGTTGATCTTGGTGATGTGGATGCAATTTTCAATGGATCTGGG GACTCCGCAAATCTTGTTGTTGAGAAACGAGATGAAAGGCCAGCCACAATGAATGCTTTTGAGCTTATTTCGACATCTCAGGGTCTCAATCTTGGCATCCTTTTTGAGAAGCAAATG GGCATTGTGAAACGGGAATCAAGGTTTGCATCAAAACTTCCTGCAAATGAGATACTTTCAAAAATTGAGCAAGCAGCCACGCCTCTGGGATTCAATGTAGAGAAGCAAAATTACAAG TTAAAGCTGAAAGGGGAGAAAAGTGGAAGGAAAGGTCATTTAGCCATTACAACAGAG GTTTTTGAAGTAGCACCCTCATTATACATGGTGGAGCTTCGTAAGTCTAAGGGTGATACCTTCGAATTTCACAAA GTTTACAAGAACCTCTCAACAGGCCTGAAAGATATTGTATGGAAGTCACAAGATGAAGCTGGCGGAACTAATGAAAATTAG